In Schizosaccharomyces osmophilus chromosome 2, complete sequence, the following proteins share a genomic window:
- a CDS encoding phosphoglycerate mutase/6-phosphofructo-2-kinase family, which produces MPTSNTPLAQEKTVYLIRHGQALHNVGPDEDHSIRDPVLTDLGVEQSKELSKLLADKKVQIDAIVCSPMRRTLQTMDLGLKQYLAKQGVDKIPVYINPLFEEVGSLPCDIGLEIPDLSRAYPQYDLKACYDGIYPKKEDIYAEDIDISVVRHKFALEYLSALPHKSIAVVTHSAFIRFLLKKMAPGVDINFLPPEMTFDNCEFREYILKPDGKEFKLHDVE; this is translated from the coding sequence ATGCCTACCTCAAACACGCCATTGGCACAGGAAAAAACTGTGTATTTAATCCGACATGGACAAGCACTTCACAATGTAGGTCCCGATGAAGACCATTCAATCCGTGATCCTGTTTTGACTGACTTGGGAGTCGAACAATCGAAAGAATTATCCAAGCTGTTGGCTGATAAAAAGGTCCAAATTGATGCCATCGTTTGTTCTCCAATGCGCCGTACACTACAAACCATGGACCTCGGCTTGAAGCAGTATCTTGCAAAACAAGGCGTCGATAAAATTCCTGTTTATATCAACCCTTTGTTTGAAGAAGTAGGCAGTTTGCCTTGTGATATTGGCTTGGAAATCCCAGACCTCTCCCGTGCGTACCCTCAGTATGATCTCAAGGCCTGTTATGACGGTATTtatccaaagaaagaagatatTTATGCTGAAGACATCGACATCAGCGTCGTCAGACATAAGTTTGCTTTGGAGTACTTGTCTGCCCTTCCCCATAAAAGTATTGCTGTTGTGACCCATAGCGCTTTTATTCGCTtcttgttgaaaaaaatggcTCCAGGTGTTGACATTAACTTTTTACCTCCTGAAATGACTTTTGATAATTGTGAATTTCGTGAATATATTTTGAAACCTGATGGCAAGGAATTCAAACTTCACGACGTCGAATAA
- the dgc1 gene encoding mitochondrial D-glutamate cyclase Dgc1 produces MNEVLGISSVQQSLSVIQNEKQNFHTTNVPSYKTRSQFSPNDIRKLIRNRQFTVSTTGWADGYVQANLLVLPTKYADDFRNLCLRNPVPCPLLGETAAGNPTEFSSSSLAANANLATDIPFYCEYIDGKFSKELTCISSQWNSSYVGFLIGCSFSFEAALVAANLVPRHLPSGNPPPMFKTNLRLCPSGVFSGTFVVSMRPYKEKDIPLVRRITAAYTNCHGEPVAWGWDGAKQLGIENVMLPDYGFPVQLQKDEVPVFWGCGVTPQNVVMMSNLTEPVYSHKPGYMFLTDLQHGF; encoded by the coding sequence ATGAACGAGGTTCTTGGCATTTCTTCTGTTCAGCAAAGTTTGAGCGTTAtacaaaacgaaaaacaaaatttccATACTACAAATGTTCCAAGTTACAAGACGCGTTCACAATTTTCTCCCAATGACATTCGTAAACTCATTCGAAATCGCCAATTCACGGTCTCCACAACTGGATGGGCTGATGGCTACGTCCAGGCTAATTTACTAGTCTTACCGACAAAATATGCTGATGACTTTCGTAACCTGTGTCTTCGAAACCCTGTTCCATGTCCGTTGCTCGGAGAGACAGCTGCTGGTAATCCCACCgagttttcttcatcatctttaGCGGCCAATGCCAATTTGGCTACAGACATCCCCTTTTACTGTGAATACATCGATGGTAAGTTCTCGAAGGAATTGACTTGCATTTCAAGCCAATGGAACAGCTCGTATGTTGGTTTTTTAATCGGCTGCTCGTTTTCCTTCGAAGCGGCTCTTGTTGCTGCCAATTTAGTCCCTCGTCATCTCCCTAGCGGAAATCCTCCTCCCATGTTCAAGACAAATCTTCGTCTTTGTCCATCTGGAGTGTTTTCAGGTACCTTTGTTGTTTCAATGCGTCCATATaaggaaaaagatattCCTCTTGTACGCCGTATCACTGCCGCGTATACCAACTGCCATGGAGAACCGGTTGCCTGGGGCTGGGATGGAGCAAAGCAACTTGGCATCGAAAATGTCATGCTGCCTGACTATGGCTTCCCAGTCCAACTCCAGAAAGATGAAGTTCCTGTGTTTTGGGGATGCGGAGTCACGCCTCAAAACGTTGTCATGATGTCGAATTTAACAGAACCTGTTTACTCTCATAAACCTGGCTATATGTTTCTCACAGATTTGCAACACGGTTTTTAA
- a CDS encoding carboxylic acid transmembrane transporter: MVDSESVKSSYPKSITTSAQDDRGSMEKKQSVQQRVDSFESGEVETVIDKNIEKSALKKMDLVISPIIGFLYLMAFLDRSNIGNASVAGMSDSLKLYNERFNVAISIFYVLYILVETPSVILVKYVRPSRMLAFISLAWSIVVLSSGFVSSYGGLIITRLILGLLEGCLFPALSLYLTTVYSREEQCQRLSYLFCASGLAGAFGGLFAYALEQVHVGNMAGWQWIYIVEGLISFIGVPLSLFLLPDNIEKSWFLNPQERQVARLRNEANLRYLGQQKFDWQEVRKSFKDPKIYVSAVSQFCADMVLYGFSSFLPTIVKDLGFTGLQSNYMTIPVYVSGVLAFLVVAYASDRTKIRSPFLISASLVSAVGYVILIASNSNAAKFTACFIVAIGCYIGPGMNLGWLNNNVAGHYKRATAIGIQQTIANSSGIIAGQIYQSKSAPRYILGHSFTLGCVLVGLIGYIVLLFSLRYANNKRDERCARGMFDPTLTGDYADDFRYFL; encoded by the coding sequence ATGGTCGATTCTGAGTCTGTAAAGTCTTCTTACCCGAAAAGTATAACGACCTCGGCTCAAGATGATAGGGGTAGCATggagaaaaagcaaagtgTACAGCAGAGAGTCGATAGTTTTGAGTCGGGAGAGGTAGAAACTGTCATTGACAAAAACATCGAAAAAAGTGCactgaaaaaaatggaCCTTGTGATTTCACCCATCATTggttttttgtatttaatGGCCTTTTTGGACCGCTCCAACATTGGCAACGCTTCTGTCGCTGGTATGAGCGACTCCTTAAAACTTTATAATGAACGGTTTAATGTTGCCATTAGTATCTTTTATGTCCTGTATATTCTTGTCGAAACACCCAGCGTCATTCTGGTAAAATACGTACGACCTTCTCGAATGCTTGCCTTTATTTCATTGGCATGGAGTATTGTGGTCCTAAGTTCTGGATTCGTTTCTAGTTATGGTGGTCTCATCATCACCCGTCTTATTCTCGGTTTGTTGGAGGGTTGCTTGTTTCCTGCCCTCAGTCTTTATTTGACCACTGTTTACTCGAGAGAAGAACAATGCCAACGTCTATCATATTTGTTTTGCGCATCTGGTTTAGCCGGCGCCTTTGGTGGCCTTTTTGCTTATGCTCTCGAACAGGTCCATGTGGGAAATATGGCTGGATGGCAATGGATATACATTGTGGAAGGCctgatttcttttataggTGTTCCACTTTCCCTCTTTTTGCTGCCGGACAATATAGAGAAATCGTGGTTCTTGAATCCGCAAGAAAGACAAGTTGCTCGTCTTCGCAACGAAGCGAATTTACGATATCTCGGCCAACAAAAGTTTGATTGGCAAGAAGTTCGTAAATCATTCAAAGATCCCAAGATTTATGTATCTGCTGTTAGTCAGTTTTGCGCAGATATGGTTTTGTATGGCTTTTCCTCCTTCTTACCAACCATTGTTAAAGATTTGGGATTCACGGGTCTTCAGTCAAATTACATGACAATCCCTGTCTATGTCTCCGGTGTCCTTGCCTTCCTTGTGGTTGCTTATGCCTCTGATCGTACAAAAATTCGTTCGCCCTTTTTAATCAGCGCTTCCCTCGTTTCAGCTGTCGGCTACGTTATCCTCATAGCAAGTAATTCGAATGCAGCCAAGTTTACAGCTTGTTTTATTGTCGCCATCGGTTGCTATATAGGTCCGGGAATGAATTTAGGTTGGCTCAATAACAATGTTGCAGGACATTACAAACGAGCAACCGCAATAGGAATTCAACAAACCATAGCCAATAGCTCCGGTATCATTGCCGGGCAAATTTATCAATCCAAAAGTGCTCCTCGATATATCCTGGGTCATTCCTTTACGCTGGGTTGCGTTTTGGTAGGATTAATCGGTTACATCGTCTTACTCTTTTCATTGAGATATGCTAATAATAAGCGTGACGAACGATGCGCTCGTGGTATGTTTGATCCCACCTTGACTGGTGATTATGCTGATGACTTTCGTTACTTTTTATAG
- a CDS encoding DNA-binding transcription factor, zf-fungal binuclear cluster type produces the protein MPSSSSTQYADFNDGAGIKRKSSQDLDGLHKRPFICDTCGKRFTRLENLTRHKLSHDDTKNIYCKYCHQACKRTDLLKRHIQRHHSDVLPNSAPQPAHEALPTKTTEQDPENLEIVLPSFDAVDLPKTYHPTLRPYFTVLPFIPSDFLVHYIESYFEWFHPIFPMLHQPSFHIEGAAASFIRSISLIGCYSTGIESDATLGLLFWDSGFHLLQIYLQNDAQKNTNLWVIQTRFLLCISSLFEKTSSFTSIGQALLRDLVHDVRVQGWTALPPIPKDSSSSIFIEYESKKRTVYCIYTLEYLLAAFFNRNPSLSFQELRMPLPVDELFWDSTSSLEEEQWTQTPPSFHNCLRKLSHGPIVFKETRITGPALLCAVYELIHNDAKKECVFEASKSSKQVYEVMLQHLRMSMECSTKNKKVLLLFMSLWNLIRTYLHLHDPLLILSKSFYDLKSTVHFFQNSLKDDSAHFFPFPDFYSISLALEGILWTFDHGLVVLQNSNFDIPIVHFAIFRLLLQGLYLFKDCQSETLSSHTNTAFLRKQLAFCFSGRQMPMRTLETFDDIMNLTSVLVKIINVEGGWGAGALLSKTFPVS, from the coding sequence AtgccttcttcttcttccactCAGTATGCCGATTTTAATGATGGGGCAGGTATCAAGCGAAAGAGCAGCCAAGACTTAGACGGTTTACATAAACGGCCATTCATTTGCGATACTTGTGGAAAGCGTTTTACTCGCCTTGAAAATCTCACTCGACATAAACTTTCTCATGAtgatacaaaaaatatCTACTGTAAATATTGCCATCAAGCTTGCAAAAGAACAGATCTTCTCAAGCGACACATACAGCGGCACCATTCCGATGTTCTTCCAAATTCTGCTCCTCAACCTGCGCATGAAGCGCTTCCCACCAAAACCACTGAGCAGGATCCCGAAAACCTGGAGATTGTCCTCCCTTCATTTGATGCCGTTGATCTTCCAAAAACGTATCATCCTACCCTACGCCCCTATTTCACGGTTCTTCCCTTCATCCCTTCAGACTTTCTTGTTCATTATATCGAAAGTTATTTCGAATGGTTTCATCCCATTTTCCCCATGTTACACCAACCCTCTTTTCACATCGAAGGTGCTGCAGCCTCTTTTATTCGTTCCATTAGCCTAATCGGGTGTTATTCCACCGGCATTGAAAGTGACGCTACCTTGggccttttgttttgggACAGCGGCTTTCACTTGCTACAGATTTACCTCCAAAACGACgctcaaaaaaatacaaatctTTGGGTTATCCAAACTCGCTTCTTGCTTTGCATCTCCTCtctctttgaaaaaacttCCTCGTTTACTAGCATTGGTCAAGCTTTACTTCGTGACCTGGTTCACGATGTTCGAGTACAAGGCTGGACAGCCCTTCCTCCTATTCCaaaagattcttcttcctctatTTTTATAGAATACGAATCTAAAAAACGTACTGTCTATTGTATATATACCTTAGAGTATCTTTTGGCTGCCTTCTTCAATCGGAACCCTTCCCTCTCATTCCAAGAACTTCGAATGCCTCTTCCTGTTGATGAACTTTTTTGGGACTCTACTAGTTCCctagaagaagaacagtGGACGCAGACTCCACCTTCCTTCCACAATTGCTTAAGGAAGCTCTCCCATGGACCCATTGTTTTCAAGGAAACAAGAATTACAGGCCCAGCTCTTCTTTGTGCCGTATACGAACTGATCCATAACGATGCTAAAAAGGAATgtgtttttgaagcttcGAAATCTTCCAAACAGGTTTATGAGGTTATGCTTCAACACTTACGCATGAGTATGGAATGCTCAACTAAGAACAAAAAGGTTTTGCTTCTATTTATGAGTTTATGGAATCTTATTCGAACCTATTTACATCTTCATGATCCTTTGCTGATTCTGTCAAAGTCCTTTTACGATTTAAAAAGTACAGTTCACTTTTTTCAGAATTCCTTGAAAGATGACAGTGctcatttttttccttttcccgATTTTTACAGCATAAGTCTGGCATTAGAAGGAATTCTTTGGACATTTGATCATGGATTAGTTGTCTTGCAAAATTCCAACTTTGATATACCAATCGTTCATTTTGCTATCTTTCGATTGCTTCTTCAAGGCCTATATCTCTTTAAAGATTGTCAATCCGAAACACTCTCTAGTCATACAAATACAGCCTTCTTGCGAAAACAATTAGCATTTTGCTTTAGCGGTCGGCAAATGCCTATGAGaactttggaaacatttGATGATATTATGAACCTGACTTCAGTTCTTGTGAAGATAATAAATGTTGAAGGAGGGTGGGGAGCAGGTGCTTTACtatcaaaaacttttcctGTGTCGTAA
- a CDS encoding 5-oxoprolinase (ATP-hydrolizing), which produces MSLKIHIDRGGTFTDVIATVTDDSREPIVTKLLSEDPNNYNDASIEAVRRVLEIYHGKRIPRNEKLDTSCISHLRCGTTVATNALLERKGERCAFITTKGFKDGLVIGNQSRPNIFDLAIRRPEVLYSKVVEIDERVTLEDFVEDPTGYKTKVDGTDPTLVLGRSGEAVRILKKLDEDSVRKDLQKLRDEGFTSIAVCLAHSFTYPDHEITVGKLAKEYGFSNISLSGELMPMIKYVPRATSATADAYLSPVVRRYLSGFQSGFLHGLKTQNHQKGVRCEFMQSDGGLADVNKFSGLRAILSGPAGGVVGFALTSYDEDTTIPVIGFDMGGTSTDVSRYGGAYEHVFETTTAGVTIQSPQLDINTVAAGGGSRLFWKNGLFVVGPESAGAHPGPVCYRKGGYLTVTDANLLLGRLLPEYFPKIFGPTEDQPLDVEATRTKFEELTEEINSNISESQRMSADEVAYGFIKIANETMARPIRALTEAKGHDISIHRLTSFGGAGGQHCVAIAQSLGISQVLVHKYSSILSAYGMALADVVSEAQEPASFSLTSLIIPEIQERFGRIMESAQKSLNEQGFSNEHISYELFLNLRYQGTDSPLMISKPTESWDFKQAFLERHQQEFGFLFDKDIIIDDIRVRASGKSFEHKEPSVDAQLKDMKFTKVTGSVSSGTKKVFFDGKRMDCPIFLLGNLPSGVKTAGPSIIVDKTQTIVIPPGSLARILNSHVVIDIVSKGSVSDDSLAKTEAIDPVYLSVLGSRFMAVAEQMGRALQKTSVSTNVKERLDYSCALFDANGDLVANAPHMPVHLGSMSTCVRKQAMVNKGLLNPGDVLVTNHPSFGGTHLPDITTITPYFEDGEIIFYVASRAHHADIGGILPGSMPSTSKELSEEGASIKSEKLVINGIFQEEKMIELLYHEPGKVEGGSGTRCLRDNLNDLKAQVASNQKGINLITNLIKEYGKNSVLRYMKAIQNNAESSVRKLLIGVRKTFGQDLHAEDFMDDGSRISLRITIDGKTGDATFDFDGTTEEVYGNTNAPEAVTYSAIIYCLRVLVSENIPLNQGCLLPIKVRIPDDCFLKPSETAAVVGGNVLTSQRITDTILKAFQACAASQGDTNNLTFGMGGRNHETGEITPGFGYYETICGGSGACDGMDGTSGVHTHMTNTRITDLEVFERRYPVILKNFNIRKNSGGAGKYRGGDGVIRDIEFRIPVTLSILSERRAYHPYGMKGGEDAKCGKNIWVKCSTDEEGNYKVRRINLGGRNTCHIAAGDHIEIHTPGGGGYGPARDRIENTELAKVVDTSAFRANGSLSQRHYIQHTN; this is translated from the coding sequence ATGAgtttaaaaattcatattGACCGCGGTGGCACGTTCACGGATGTAATTGCGACTGTAACAGACGATTCGCGGGAACCAATTGTTACTAAATTACTCTCTGAAGACCCCAATAATTATAATGATGCTTCCATCGAAGCTGTGAGACgtgttttggaaatttatCACGGTAAACGTATTCCTAGGAATGAAAAGTTAGACACTAGTTGCATTAGTCACCTTCGCTGTGGTACTACGGTTGCTACGAATGCTTTGCTGGAACGTAAAGGAGAACGATGTGCCTTCATCACTACTAAAGGTTTTAAGGATGGTCTTGTTATTGGTAATCAGTCTCGCCCcaatatttttgatttggcTATTCGTAGACCGGAGGTCTTATATTCAAAGGTTgttgaaattgatgaaCGAGTTACTTTAGAAGATTTCGTGGAAGACCCGACTGGctacaaaacaaaagtcgATGGTACAGATCCAACTCTGGTGCTTGGCCGGTCTGGAGAAGCCGTCCgtattttgaagaagcttgATGAAGACTCAGTAAGGAAAGATTTGCAGAAATTAAGAGACGAAGGGTTCACCAGCATTGCCGTTTGTTTGGCACATAGTTTCACTTATCCCGACCATGAGATTACTGTAGGCAAACTAGCGAAAGAATATGGTTTTTCTAATATAAGCTTGTCTGGAGAACTCATGCCTATGATTAAATATGTTCCTCGAGCTACGTCTGCAACTGCAGATGCATACCTGTCACCAGTAGTCCGTCGTTACTTATCGGGGTTTCAATCAGGTTTCTTGCACGGGCTTAAAACTCAGAACCACCAAAAAGGTGTTCGTTGTGAGTTTATGCAAAGCGATGGTGGTCTCGCcgatgtaaacaaattttcCGGTCTTCGAGCTATATTATCCGGCCCCGCTGGCGGTGTCGTCGGATTTGCTCTTACTTCATATGATGAGGACACAACCATCCCAGTCATCGGATTTGATATGGGTGGTACTTCTACTGATGTATCTCGTTACGGTGGTGCATATGAACATGTCTTTGAAACCACTACGGCCGGCGTTACTATTCAATCTCCTCAATTAGATATTAACACAGTTGCTGCCGGTGGTGGCTCTAgattgttttggaaaaacgGATTATTTGTAGTCGGTCCAGAGAGTGCTGGCGCACATCCTGGTCCTGTTTGCTATAGAAAGGGTGGCTATCTGACTGTAACAGACGCTAACTTACTTTTAGGAAGGCTCCTTCCAGAATACTTCCCCAAAATTTTTGGTCCTACTGAAGATCAACCTCTTGATGTCGAGGCTACTCGtacaaaatttgaagaattaacTGAAGAAATTAATTCTAACATCTCAGAATCTCAAAGAATGAGCGCTGATGAAGTTGCCTATGGATTTATCAAAATTGCAAACGAAACGATGGCTCGTCCTATCCGTGCACTAACTGAAGCCAAAGGACATGATATTTCAATTCACCGCTTGACATCCTTTGGCGGCGCTGGTGGCCAGCATTGTGTTGCTATTGCTCAGTCCTTAGGTATTTCTCAAGTCCTTGTACATAAATACAGTTCCATTCTCTCAGCATATGGAATGGCTTTGGCTGACGTTGTCTCTGAGGCTCAAGAACcagcttccttttctctgACTTCTCTCATAATTCCGGAAATTCAGGAGCGTTTTGGACGAATTATGGAAAGCGCACAGAAAAGTCTGAATGAGCAAGGATTTTCTAATGAGCATATCTCCTATGAACTCTTCTTGAATCTTCGTTACCAAGGAACAGATAGTCCATTAATGATAAGCAAGCCTACTGAATCTTGGGATTTTAAACAAGCTTTTCTAGAAAGACACCAGCAAGAGTTTGGATTTCTATTTGATAAAGATATCATCATTGATGATATTCGTGTTCGAGCTTCTGGTAAAAGCTTTGAGCATAAGGAACCCAGTGTTGATGCTCAACTAAAAGATATGAAATTCACCAAAGTTACAGGATCCGTGTCATCTGGTACTAAAAAGGTGTTCTTTGATGGAAAGCGTATGGATTGCCCTATCTTCTTACTGGGAAACTTGCCAAGTGGTGTCAAAACTGCAGGACCATCGATTATCGTAGACAAGACGCAGACTATTGTGATTCCTCCAGGATCCCTTGCTCGCATCCTTAATTCTCATGTAGTAATAGATATTGTATCGAAAGGATCTGTTTCTGATGATTCACTCGCTAAGACGGAAGCCATCGACCCTGTTTATCTTTCCGTATTAGGTTCCCGCTTCATGGCTGTCGCTGAACAAATGGGTCGTGCTCTTCAAAAGACGAGTGTTTCGACAAACGTGAAAGAAAGACTTGACTACTCTTGTGCTTTGTTTGATGCTAACGGAGATTTAGTTGCAAATGCACCACATATGCCAGTCCATTTGGGATCCATGTCCACTTGTGTCCGTAAGCAAGCaatggtaaacaaaggattaTTAAATCCTGGTGATGTCTTGGTCACTAATCATCCCAGCTTTGGTGGCACTCATTTACCAGATATTACTACTATAACCCCTTATTTTGAGGATGGAGAAATTATTTTCTATGTTGCTTCTCGGGCTCATCATGCCGACATTGGTGGTATTTTGCCTGGTAGTATGCCTTCTACAAGTAAGGAACTTTCAGAAGAAGGCGCTAGTATTAAGAGCGAAAAATTGGTTATCAATGGCATTttccaagaagaaaaaatgattGAATTGCTTTACCATGAGCCTGGAAAGGTGGAAGGTGGATCTGGTACACGTTGCCTACGCGATAATTTGAATGATTTGAAAGCCCAAGTAGCTTCGAATCAGAAAGGAATTAATCTCATCACCAATCTAATTAAAGAGTATGGTAAAAATTCTGTCTTACGTTACATGAAGGCCATTCAAAATAATGCCGAAAGTTCTGTACGTAAGCTTTTAATTGGCGTACGGAAAACATTCGGACAGGACCTTCATGCTGAAGACTTTATGGATGATGGTTCTCGAATTTCTTTACGGATTACGATAGACGGTAAAACAGGAGATGCTACCTTCGATTTTGATGGCACAACTGAAGAGGTTTACGGAAATACAAATGCTCCTGAGGCAGTTACTTATAGTGCTATCATATATTGTTTACGAGTATTAGTATCTGAAAATATTCCCTTGAACCAAGGTTGCTTGTTACCTATTAAGGTACGAATTCCTGACGATTGTTTCCTTAAGCCTTCTGAAACGGCAGCCGTTGTCGGTGGTAATGTCCTTACCTCTCAACGGATTACAGATACAATATTGAAGGCTTTCCAGGCTTGTGCCGCTAGCCAAGGAGATACAAATAACTTGACATTCGGCATGGGCGGTAGAAATCATGAGACTGGAGAAATTACTCCAGGATTTGGATACTATGAAACTATTTGTGGTGGCTCTGGTGCATGTGACGGAATGGATGGTACTTCCGGTGTTCACACCCATATGACCAATACTAGAATTACTGATCTGGAAGTCTTTGAGCGCAGGTATCCTGTTATCCTTAAAAACTTTAACATCCGCAAAAATTCTGGAGGTGCAGGAAAATACAGAGGAGGTGACGGTGTCATTCGCGATATTGAGTTCCGCATTCCAGTTACATTGTCAATCTTGTCTGAGCGACGCGCATATCATCCTTATGGTATGAAAGGAGGTGAAGATGCGAAATGCGGAAAGAATATATGGGTCAAATGTTCGACggatgaagaaggaaattaCAAAGTACGAAGAATCAACTTGGGCGGAAGGAACACGTGCCACATAGCCGCTGGAGATCACATTGAAATCCATACACCTGGCGGTGGAGGATATGGCCCAGCGAGAGACAGGATTGAAAATACGGAACTGGCAAAAGTTGTGGATACTTCTGCTTTTCGGGCGAACGGAAGTCTATCTCAGCGACACTATATACAGCACACGAATTAA